A single window of Mycolicibacterium aurum DNA harbors:
- a CDS encoding alpha/beta hydrolase family protein, producing MTPRRVARIAAVVLLTAVALVGGVPTAAASAPAWSGLDSRAYDGPTPPPGQLLDAVALDPALSVSGAGAAYRTLYSTRDQHGRPAVSTAVVFTPKTPAPQGGWPVVAWAHGTVGLGDDCTPSALTRSERDDEYLSHWLDQGYVVVGSDYAGLGTPGLMSYLNSVTTARGVVDSVLAAHQMDLRLSPKWAVVGQSQGGAAAVATARWASEFSAESDAGAELDYRGVVATGTPAQVETIVKQAGPAMPVPPELGPMASAYTAYIVAALRDARPDLDLNRVLTDAGRAAADEAEIRCAADLAGTLAGMSVPSFFSAPVTSIPGAAAAIDDFMGIPSSGYDRPLFLGVGLQDRDVPADLTLRFAEKLRSNDQDVTLKVYPDSDHSGTVLTSIPDSTAFLAGIFS from the coding sequence ATGACACCACGTCGCGTCGCCCGGATTGCGGCGGTCGTGCTGCTGACGGCGGTCGCGCTGGTCGGCGGCGTGCCCACCGCGGCCGCGTCGGCACCCGCCTGGTCCGGTCTGGACTCCCGCGCCTACGACGGGCCCACCCCGCCGCCGGGTCAACTGCTCGACGCGGTGGCCCTCGACCCGGCGCTGTCGGTGTCAGGCGCCGGCGCTGCCTACCGCACCCTGTACTCCACCCGTGATCAACACGGTCGCCCAGCGGTCAGCACCGCGGTGGTCTTCACCCCGAAAACGCCTGCGCCGCAAGGGGGGTGGCCGGTCGTAGCCTGGGCGCACGGCACCGTCGGGCTCGGTGACGACTGCACGCCGTCGGCCCTGACGCGCAGTGAGCGCGACGACGAATACCTGTCGCACTGGCTGGACCAAGGCTATGTGGTGGTCGGCAGCGACTACGCCGGCCTCGGCACTCCCGGTCTGATGAGCTACCTCAACAGCGTCACGACCGCCCGCGGCGTGGTGGATTCCGTGCTGGCGGCGCATCAGATGGATCTGCGACTGTCTCCGAAGTGGGCTGTCGTCGGTCAGTCACAGGGTGGGGCGGCTGCGGTCGCCACGGCCCGGTGGGCAAGCGAGTTCAGTGCCGAATCGGACGCGGGTGCGGAGTTGGACTACCGCGGAGTCGTCGCCACCGGCACGCCCGCGCAGGTGGAGACCATCGTCAAGCAGGCCGGACCCGCCATGCCCGTGCCACCCGAACTGGGCCCGATGGCCAGCGCCTACACCGCTTACATCGTGGCGGCACTGCGGGATGCGCGTCCCGATCTGGATCTGAACCGGGTGCTGACCGATGCCGGCCGGGCCGCTGCCGACGAGGCCGAGATCCGATGTGCGGCAGACCTGGCCGGAACATTGGCGGGGATGTCGGTGCCCAGCTTCTTCTCCGCGCCGGTGACCTCGATTCCCGGAGCGGCCGCCGCGATCGACGACTTCATGGGCATCCCGTCGTCGGGGTATGACCGGCCGCTGTTCCTCGGAGTGGGATTGCAGGATCGGGACGTGCCTGCCGACCTGACGCTGCGGTTCGCAGAGAAGCTGAGGTCCAACGACCAGGACGTGACGCTGAAGGTCTATCCCGATTCCGATCACAGTGGCACCGTGCTGACCTCCATCCCGGATTCGACCGCATTCCTGGCCGGCATCTTCAGCTGA
- the nhaA gene encoding Na+/H+ antiporter NhaA codes for MTADPPTPRARGTLLSRGSWAEAARVSEILRKETVGGVILLVAAGAALIWANSPWSERYFGLRDAVVGGQWLGLHLDLSIGEWAADGLLAIFFLVVGLELKREFVAGDLRDPARAAMPIAAAVGGMVVPALIFVLVNLNTGDGALRGWAIPTATDIAFAVAVLAVISTHLPSALRTFLLTLAVVDDLLAITVIAVFYTEDIKVVFLALAVVPLVVFGLCVQRGVHAWWVLAPLAVATWVLMHESGVHATVAGVLLGFAVPVRRSTTRKGRELDAGMAEHFENRLRPISAGIAIPVFAFFAAGVSVGGADGLVQALGDPITLGIVLGLVAGKPIGIFLTTRVLSAVTRASLDASLRWVDVVGVSMLAGIGFTVSLLIGDLAYGLGSERDEFVKIGVLTGSLSAALLASVLLLSRNASYRRIHREETLDDDGDGVPDVYQSRQD; via the coding sequence ATGACAGCTGATCCGCCCACCCCCCGTGCCCGCGGCACCCTGCTGTCCCGCGGTTCCTGGGCGGAGGCCGCCCGGGTCAGCGAGATCCTGCGCAAGGAGACCGTCGGCGGCGTCATCCTGCTCGTCGCGGCCGGCGCCGCGCTGATCTGGGCCAACTCGCCGTGGTCGGAGCGTTATTTCGGCTTGCGCGATGCCGTGGTCGGCGGCCAGTGGCTCGGCCTGCACCTGGACCTGAGCATCGGGGAGTGGGCAGCCGACGGGTTGTTGGCCATCTTCTTCCTCGTCGTCGGGCTGGAGCTCAAACGCGAGTTCGTCGCCGGCGATCTGCGTGACCCCGCCCGGGCGGCGATGCCGATCGCGGCTGCGGTGGGCGGGATGGTGGTACCCGCGCTGATCTTCGTGCTGGTCAATCTGAACACCGGGGACGGTGCGCTGCGGGGCTGGGCGATCCCGACCGCGACCGATATCGCCTTCGCGGTGGCCGTTCTCGCCGTCATCTCCACGCATCTGCCGTCGGCGTTGCGCACCTTCCTGTTGACGTTGGCGGTCGTCGACGACCTGCTGGCCATCACCGTGATCGCGGTGTTCTACACCGAGGACATCAAGGTCGTCTTCCTCGCCCTGGCCGTCGTGCCGCTGGTCGTGTTCGGGTTGTGTGTCCAGCGTGGCGTGCACGCCTGGTGGGTGCTGGCGCCGCTGGCAGTGGCCACCTGGGTACTGATGCACGAGTCCGGCGTCCACGCCACCGTTGCCGGGGTGCTGCTGGGCTTCGCGGTTCCGGTCCGGCGGTCGACGACCCGCAAAGGCCGCGAGCTCGACGCGGGCATGGCAGAGCATTTCGAGAATCGGTTGCGGCCCATCTCGGCCGGTATTGCGATCCCGGTGTTCGCGTTCTTCGCCGCAGGCGTCAGCGTCGGGGGCGCCGACGGTCTGGTGCAGGCGCTGGGTGACCCGATCACGCTGGGCATCGTGCTCGGCCTGGTCGCGGGTAAGCCGATCGGCATCTTTCTCACCACCAGGGTGCTCTCGGCGGTGACACGCGCGAGTCTGGACGCTTCGCTGCGCTGGGTGGACGTCGTCGGCGTGTCCATGCTGGCCGGCATCGGTTTCACGGTGTCGCTGCTGATCGGCGATCTGGCCTACGGTTTGGGCTCAGAACGTGACGAATTCGTGAAGATCGGCGTGTTGACCGGATCACTGTCGGCGGCACTGCTGGCCTCGGTGCTCCTGCTGTCCAGAAACGCCTCCTACCGGCGCATTCACCGGGAAGAGACGCTCGACGACGACGGCGACGGAGTGCCGGATGTGTACCAATCTCGACAGGACTGA
- a CDS encoding LLM class flavin-dependent oxidoreductase: protein MGAGLFPTEPTAAMCAYVRLCEDLGYDHVWFGDSQNIWRESSTVMGAAAVGTSRIVFGTGVTNAVTRHPSLLASTWATLAEFTGGRVALGIGTGDSSLRTMGLKPLKLAELEKSIGDLRALFRGEKVAEPTSGAEYHLNYLSGRVDVPVYIAASAPKILEMSGRIADGVIVLVGTAPEFIKGALDTIERGAAQSGRSLDDLHIVLWTPTAIGEDSTEARDLVRAHVSRVAIRPLPARVDPSLEKAIDRIRDQYNYYEHMNPEAAHADLVPDELVDLFALAGTKAECAQRLKEIESLGVDQVSIVPFVRPGQSREGTIRTFADIVNGRLA from the coding sequence ATGGGTGCAGGACTGTTCCCCACCGAACCGACGGCGGCGATGTGCGCGTACGTACGGCTCTGCGAAGACCTCGGCTACGACCACGTGTGGTTCGGCGACTCGCAGAACATCTGGCGCGAGTCGTCGACCGTGATGGGTGCGGCCGCGGTCGGAACCTCCCGGATCGTGTTCGGCACCGGGGTGACCAACGCGGTGACCAGGCACCCGTCCCTGCTGGCGTCCACGTGGGCCACGCTGGCCGAATTCACCGGCGGCCGTGTCGCCCTCGGAATCGGAACCGGCGACTCCTCGCTGCGCACGATGGGCCTCAAGCCGCTCAAGCTCGCCGAACTGGAGAAGTCGATCGGTGACCTCCGGGCGCTGTTCCGCGGCGAGAAGGTCGCCGAGCCCACCAGCGGTGCGGAGTACCACCTCAACTATCTGAGCGGTCGGGTCGACGTCCCGGTCTACATCGCGGCTTCCGCCCCCAAGATCCTGGAGATGTCCGGTCGCATCGCCGACGGCGTCATCGTATTGGTCGGTACGGCACCGGAGTTCATCAAGGGTGCGCTGGACACCATCGAGCGCGGTGCTGCCCAGAGTGGTCGCTCGCTCGATGATCTGCACATCGTGCTGTGGACGCCGACCGCGATCGGTGAGGACAGCACGGAGGCCCGCGACCTGGTCCGCGCGCATGTCTCGCGTGTCGCGATCCGCCCCCTCCCGGCCAGGGTCGACCCCTCGCTGGAAAAGGCCATCGACCGGATCCGGGACCAGTACAACTACTACGAGCACATGAATCCCGAGGCCGCGCACGCCGACCTGGTGCCGGACGAGCTCGTCGATCTGTTCGCGCTCGCCGGTACCAAGGCCGAGTGCGCACAGCGACTCAAGGAGATCGAGTCGCTCGGGGTGGACCAGGTCTCGATCGTCCCGTTCGTCCGGCCCGGCCAGAGCCGCGAAGGCACCATCCGTACGTTCGCCGACATCGTCAACGGCCGACTCGCATGA
- the dxs gene encoding 1-deoxy-D-xylulose-5-phosphate synthase: MLEQIRGPADLQHLSRAQMDILAREIRDFLIHKVAATGGHLGPNLGVVELTLALHRVFDSPHDPILFDTGHQAYVHKMLTGRCQDFDSLRKKDGLSGYPSRTESEHDWVESSHASSSLSYADGLAKAFELSGHRNRHVVAVVGDGALTGGMCWEALNNIAASRRPVVIVVNDNGRSYAPTIGGFAEHLAGLRLQPGYERVLEEGRKAVRGVPVIGEFCYQCMHSVKAGIKDALSPQVMFTDLGLKYVGPIDGHDESAVEGALRHARAFNAPVVVHVVTRKGMGYAPAENDVDDQMHACGVIDPETGLATSIPGPGWTSTFSDTLIRLASKRRDVVAITAAMPGPTGLSAFRQHFPDRFFDVGIAEQHAMTSAAGLAMGGMHPVVAVYSTFLNRAFDQLLMDVALHSLPVTLVLDRSGITGPDGASHNGMWDLSLLGIVPGMRVAAPRDGSRLREELGEALDVNDGPTALRFPKGDVGEDITAIERRGGIDVLAVPADGMSEDVLVVAVGPFAAMAIAIAERLRNQGIGVTVVDPLWVLPVPGEIATMAQRHKLVVTVEDNGVHGGVGSAVSAALRRAEIDVPCRDAALPQEFFAHASRGEVLSDIGLTERNIARQITGWIAALGASVADREVSEQLD, translated from the coding sequence ATGCTTGAACAGATCCGCGGTCCCGCTGATCTGCAACACCTGTCGCGGGCGCAGATGGACATCCTCGCCCGTGAGATCCGCGACTTCCTGATCCACAAGGTTGCGGCCACGGGTGGGCACCTGGGACCCAACCTCGGCGTGGTCGAGTTGACGTTGGCGCTGCACCGCGTCTTCGACTCTCCGCATGACCCGATCCTGTTCGACACCGGGCATCAGGCCTACGTGCACAAGATGCTCACCGGCCGGTGCCAGGATTTCGATTCGCTGCGCAAGAAGGACGGGCTGTCCGGCTATCCGTCCCGGACGGAGAGCGAGCACGACTGGGTGGAGTCCAGCCACGCCAGTTCGTCGCTGTCCTACGCCGACGGACTCGCGAAGGCGTTCGAGCTGAGCGGGCATCGCAATCGCCACGTGGTGGCCGTGGTGGGCGACGGCGCGCTGACCGGCGGGATGTGCTGGGAGGCCCTGAACAACATCGCCGCGTCCCGGCGCCCCGTCGTGATCGTCGTCAACGACAACGGTCGCAGCTACGCGCCGACCATCGGCGGGTTCGCCGAGCACCTCGCCGGTCTGCGATTGCAGCCGGGCTACGAGCGGGTGCTCGAAGAGGGGCGTAAAGCCGTGCGCGGTGTGCCCGTCATCGGCGAGTTCTGTTACCAGTGCATGCACAGCGTCAAGGCGGGCATCAAGGATGCGCTGTCACCGCAGGTGATGTTCACCGATCTCGGTCTGAAGTACGTCGGTCCGATCGACGGTCATGACGAGTCCGCCGTGGAAGGCGCTCTGCGGCATGCCCGCGCCTTCAACGCCCCCGTCGTCGTCCACGTCGTGACCCGCAAGGGCATGGGATATGCCCCCGCCGAGAACGACGTGGACGATCAGATGCACGCCTGCGGCGTGATCGATCCCGAGACCGGGTTGGCCACCTCCATTCCCGGGCCGGGATGGACGTCGACGTTCTCCGACACCCTAATTCGCCTGGCGTCCAAGCGCCGCGATGTGGTGGCGATCACGGCGGCGATGCCGGGCCCCACCGGGCTGAGCGCTTTCCGGCAGCACTTCCCGGACCGGTTCTTCGATGTCGGTATCGCCGAGCAGCACGCGATGACATCGGCCGCCGGTCTGGCGATGGGCGGAATGCACCCGGTGGTCGCGGTCTACTCGACGTTCCTCAACCGTGCCTTCGACCAGCTGCTCATGGACGTTGCGCTGCACAGCCTTCCGGTGACGTTGGTGCTCGATCGCTCGGGTATCACCGGTCCCGACGGCGCCAGCCACAACGGCATGTGGGATCTGTCGCTGCTCGGCATCGTGCCGGGTATGCGGGTGGCCGCGCCGCGCGACGGCTCCCGCCTGCGTGAGGAGCTCGGCGAGGCGCTCGACGTCAACGACGGCCCCACTGCCCTGCGGTTCCCGAAGGGCGATGTCGGCGAAGACATCACGGCCATCGAACGTCGCGGCGGCATCGACGTCCTGGCGGTTCCCGCCGACGGCATGTCCGAGGATGTGCTCGTGGTGGCCGTCGGACCGTTCGCGGCCATGGCGATCGCGATCGCCGAACGGCTGCGCAACCAGGGCATCGGTGTGACGGTCGTCGACCCGCTGTGGGTTCTTCCCGTGCCGGGTGAGATCGCCACCATGGCGCAGCGGCACAAGCTGGTCGTCACGGTCGAGGACAACGGCGTACACGGTGGCGTCGGCTCTGCGGTGTCGGCTGCCCTGCGGCGCGCGGAGATCGACGTGCCGTGCCGCGACGCAGCGCTGCCTCAAGAATTCTTCGCGCACGCGTCACGGGGAGAGGTGCTGTCCGACATCGGGCTGACCGAACGCAACATCGCCCGCCAGATCACCGGTTGGATTGCCGCGCTCGGTGCATCGGTGGCCGACCGCGAAGTCAGCGAGCAGCTCGACTGA
- a CDS encoding GntR family transcriptional regulator codes for MPPRTAIKGSVPADPERSAASDLAKGVVRGRRPDFVRPKTAQQAVAEALRQDITTGKLAPGSWIVQETVAEQFGVSRIPIREALKTLEAEEYITYVPHSGYRVTKLSLDDLLEVFTLRAILEEALIRDAMPSVSDEIVDDMRTCNAQMDAALAEGDLIAVGVFNRQFHFLTFHASGMARTKRIVAQLWNTADAYRPMYSALLDMPKVCHEHIAMIDAMAARDVERMVALNHEHRSHAIEPIHRIFETESGASA; via the coding sequence ATGCCACCGCGCACCGCAATCAAGGGTTCGGTTCCCGCGGACCCCGAGCGTTCCGCCGCGAGCGACCTGGCCAAGGGCGTCGTGCGGGGGCGCCGGCCGGACTTCGTGCGCCCCAAGACCGCGCAGCAGGCCGTCGCGGAGGCGCTGCGGCAGGACATCACCACGGGCAAACTGGCGCCGGGAAGCTGGATCGTCCAGGAGACGGTCGCCGAGCAGTTCGGGGTGTCGCGCATTCCCATCCGGGAAGCGCTGAAGACCCTGGAGGCCGAGGAATACATCACCTACGTGCCGCACAGCGGTTATCGCGTCACGAAGCTCAGCCTGGACGATCTCCTCGAGGTGTTCACGCTGCGGGCGATCCTGGAAGAGGCGCTGATCCGGGACGCGATGCCGAGCGTCTCCGACGAGATCGTCGACGACATGCGCACCTGCAACGCCCAAATGGACGCCGCGCTCGCCGAGGGTGACCTGATCGCGGTCGGTGTGTTCAACCGGCAGTTCCATTTCCTGACGTTTCACGCCAGCGGCATGGCTCGTACCAAGCGCATCGTCGCCCAGCTGTGGAACACCGCCGATGCCTACCGGCCGATGTACTCGGCGCTGCTCGACATGCCGAAGGTCTGTCACGAGCACATCGCGATGATCGACGCGATGGCCGCGCGCGACGTCGAGCGGATGGTGGCGCTCAACCACGAACACCGTTCGCACGCCATCGAACCGATCCATCGGATCTTCGAGACGGAATCCGGCGCGTCGGCGTGA
- a CDS encoding winged helix-turn-helix transcriptional regulator, with the protein MRHDDLAVEPCSILRPLGLLGDRWTLVILRQAFAGIRRFDDLQSSLGLSRPVLADRLRRLVDAGVLDRCAYRDDRRTRHEYRLTSKGLDLYPVLMALRSWGDKYLAPDGPFVEYRHRECGGHAHTHLLCDTCGATITAVDVEVSPGPGLQVS; encoded by the coding sequence ATGCGTCACGACGATCTGGCCGTTGAGCCCTGCTCGATCCTGCGGCCCCTCGGGCTGCTCGGAGACCGGTGGACGCTGGTGATCCTCCGACAGGCATTCGCCGGTATCCGCCGCTTCGACGACCTGCAGTCCAGCCTCGGCCTCAGCCGCCCGGTGCTCGCCGACCGGCTGCGACGATTGGTGGACGCCGGCGTGCTGGACCGCTGCGCCTATCGGGACGACAGGCGAACCCGTCACGAATACCGTTTGACGTCAAAGGGTTTGGATCTCTATCCGGTGCTGATGGCACTGCGTTCCTGGGGGGACAAGTATCTGGCGCCCGACGGACCGTTCGTGGAGTACCGCCATCGCGAGTGCGGCGGTCACGCGCACACCCATCTGCTCTGCGACACGTGCGGCGCGACGATCACCGCCGTCGACGTCGAGGTGAGCCCCGGCCCCGGCCTCCAGGTCAGCTGA
- a CDS encoding RidA family protein, which produces MTVADRLRQSGLVLPVAPPPKGAYYPSRRCGDQLWVSGATARRPDSPALRGVVGHDVSIDAAAEQAGLAAMNLLAAIDGAVGLDAVSAAVHLRGYVRAVAEFDSHPSVIDGASRVLIAAFGEDVGAHARTAIGVASLPGGACVELDVVVSVAARA; this is translated from the coding sequence GTGACCGTGGCCGATCGGCTCCGGCAATCGGGACTGGTTCTTCCCGTGGCGCCACCGCCCAAAGGGGCGTACTACCCGAGCCGCCGCTGTGGTGACCAGCTGTGGGTTTCGGGGGCGACGGCCCGGCGGCCGGATTCGCCCGCGCTACGGGGCGTCGTCGGCCACGACGTCAGCATCGACGCCGCCGCCGAGCAGGCGGGGCTGGCCGCGATGAACCTGCTCGCGGCGATCGACGGCGCCGTGGGGCTCGACGCGGTGTCCGCCGCGGTGCACCTGCGAGGTTACGTCCGCGCGGTCGCCGAATTCGACTCCCATCCCTCGGTCATCGACGGTGCGTCACGGGTTCTGATCGCGGCGTTCGGCGAGGATGTCGGTGCCCACGCGCGGACGGCGATCGGCGTCGCGTCGCTACCGGGTGGGGCCTGCGTCGAACTCGACGTCGTCGTCAGCGTCGCGGCACGGGCCTGA
- a CDS encoding SRPBCC family protein, which translates to MHNTGGKRMQLVNAFTVDAPLDTTWAVLTDIPTVVDCIPGAELDRNDGRDYHARVTVKVGPIGMTLAGKATLVSQDNTAREMVVRGTASDRKGNGSAEATVRLVAHGDEDRSAVTVTTDLQLGGRVAQFGEGVITQVGNRIVRQFTVRLNSVIAGGDAAPQPLPAPRVAVPAIALREEWITLALNGCAGVALGLAIGRWLDRLRPVPRR; encoded by the coding sequence ATGCACAACACCGGAGGCAAGCGAATGCAGCTCGTCAACGCGTTCACGGTAGACGCGCCACTGGACACCACGTGGGCGGTCCTGACCGACATTCCTACCGTCGTCGACTGCATTCCCGGCGCCGAACTGGACCGGAATGACGGCCGCGACTACCACGCCCGCGTCACCGTCAAGGTCGGTCCAATCGGTATGACGTTGGCGGGCAAGGCAACTCTGGTCTCTCAAGACAACACCGCACGCGAGATGGTGGTCCGCGGAACTGCCAGTGACCGCAAGGGCAACGGGTCCGCCGAAGCCACGGTGCGCCTTGTCGCCCACGGCGACGAGGACCGGTCCGCAGTCACCGTCACCACCGACCTCCAGCTCGGCGGCCGCGTCGCTCAGTTCGGCGAGGGCGTGATCACCCAGGTCGGCAACCGCATCGTCCGTCAGTTCACCGTCCGTCTCAACAGCGTCATCGCCGGCGGCGACGCAGCGCCGCAGCCACTACCGGCACCCCGCGTGGCCGTTCCGGCGATCGCGCTACGCGAAGAATGGATCACCTTGGCGCTCAACGGATGTGCCGGAGTCGCACTGGGCCTGGCGATCGGTCGCTGGCTGGACCGGCTCAGGCCCGTGCCGCGACGCTGA
- a CDS encoding alpha/beta fold hydrolase has protein sequence MDAELERWRSAGSCFDYLGFDIFFRHEGHGPNLLLVHGYPFNTWDWHPLWSRLTERFTVIAPDMMGMGFSAKPVAYGYSVHDHADMHEALLAHLGVGAAHILAHDLGDSVAQEMLARHVRGEQAYGAVGIESITWLNGGMFNESYHPRLMQKAMSQTPLGDLVSPLQGSALSRRVLEPTINEMFGPHTKPDRRMLDLFHQILEYNDGKRVLHKVGRFIGDRYEHRNRWVRAMRETDVPMRLIDGALDPNSGAHMARRYAEVIPDADVVLLDEIGHWPQLEAPDAVWRHFIDHVDRVTGRAAFPSAEHGALPGDSAPDR, from the coding sequence GTGGACGCTGAACTCGAACGCTGGCGGAGTGCGGGGAGCTGTTTCGACTACCTGGGCTTCGACATCTTCTTTCGCCATGAGGGGCACGGGCCGAATCTTCTTCTCGTCCACGGCTATCCGTTCAACACCTGGGACTGGCATCCGCTGTGGAGCCGGCTCACCGAACGCTTCACGGTCATCGCGCCGGACATGATGGGGATGGGTTTCTCGGCCAAGCCCGTGGCGTACGGCTACAGCGTGCACGACCACGCGGACATGCACGAAGCCCTGCTGGCGCATCTCGGCGTCGGGGCGGCCCACATCCTGGCCCACGACCTCGGCGACTCGGTGGCCCAGGAGATGCTCGCCCGCCATGTCCGCGGCGAGCAGGCCTACGGCGCGGTGGGCATCGAGTCGATCACCTGGCTCAACGGGGGCATGTTCAACGAGTCCTACCACCCCCGGCTCATGCAGAAGGCGATGTCGCAGACGCCGTTGGGCGACCTCGTGAGCCCGCTCCAGGGCAGCGCTCTGTCGAGACGCGTCCTCGAACCGACCATCAACGAGATGTTCGGTCCACACACGAAGCCGGACCGGCGGATGCTCGACCTGTTCCACCAGATCCTGGAGTACAACGACGGAAAGCGGGTGCTGCACAAGGTCGGCCGGTTCATCGGCGACCGCTATGAGCACCGCAACCGGTGGGTGCGCGCGATGAGAGAGACGGACGTGCCGATGCGGCTCATCGACGGCGCGCTCGATCCGAACTCTGGAGCGCACATGGCTCGCCGCTACGCCGAAGTCATTCCGGACGCCGATGTCGTGTTGCTCGACGAGATCGGGCACTGGCCTCAACTCGAAGCACCGGATGCGGTGTGGCGCCATTTCATCGACCATGTCGACAGGGTCACTGGGCGGGCGGCGTTCCCGTCGGCCGAACATGGCGCGTTGCCGGGCGATTCGGCGCCCGATCGGTGA
- a CDS encoding class I SAM-dependent RNA methyltransferase, which produces MTDDSAREELTLTTEGAANGGSCVARHEGRVVFVRYALPGETVRARLVGDRGSYWNAEAVEVLEPSADRIDSLCPVAGVDGAGCCDLAFARPAAVRGIKGAVVANQLARLGGYQWRDESEATAEPVGEIGATGWRTRVRLDTSADGRAGFHRYHSSELVHRLDCAQLPAGMLDGIADRQWPAAAAVHVAVDDDGARHVVVGGSGQRSAPRGARRKLGGRSPGLRTAVDEGDYEAVQRVDGRTWHVPVTAFWQAHRDAASLYSALVSQWAQLGPGMTAWDLYGGAGVFAAALARGVGETGAVLTVDTSRGASRSARAALADLGNVSVLTDSVRRALTGQRHRADVAVLDPPRTGAGREVIDLLAAADVPRIIHIGCEAASFARDIGLYRGHGYAVEELRVFDSFPLTHHVECIAVLQRPTGSA; this is translated from the coding sequence TTGACCGATGACAGTGCACGCGAAGAGCTCACGCTGACGACCGAGGGCGCGGCCAACGGTGGCAGCTGCGTCGCCCGCCACGAGGGCCGGGTGGTGTTCGTGCGCTACGCGCTTCCGGGTGAGACGGTCCGGGCCCGGCTGGTCGGCGATCGCGGGTCGTACTGGAATGCCGAGGCGGTCGAGGTGCTCGAGCCTTCCGCCGATCGCATCGACTCACTGTGCCCTGTTGCCGGCGTGGATGGTGCGGGCTGTTGCGACCTGGCGTTCGCCCGACCGGCGGCGGTGCGGGGGATCAAAGGCGCCGTGGTGGCCAATCAGCTTGCGCGCCTTGGTGGTTACCAGTGGCGCGACGAGTCCGAGGCGACGGCCGAGCCTGTCGGCGAGATCGGGGCGACCGGTTGGCGGACCAGGGTGCGACTGGACACGTCCGCCGACGGCCGCGCCGGCTTTCACCGCTACCACAGCAGCGAACTGGTGCACCGGCTCGACTGCGCGCAGCTGCCCGCGGGGATGCTCGACGGTATCGCCGACAGGCAGTGGCCTGCTGCAGCCGCGGTCCATGTCGCCGTCGACGACGACGGGGCCAGGCACGTGGTGGTCGGCGGTAGCGGTCAGCGGTCGGCGCCCCGTGGGGCACGCCGGAAATTGGGCGGCCGTTCCCCGGGCCTCCGCACAGCGGTCGACGAGGGAGACTACGAGGCGGTTCAGCGGGTCGACGGACGTACCTGGCACGTCCCCGTCACGGCCTTCTGGCAGGCCCACCGGGACGCGGCGTCGCTGTACAGCGCGCTCGTCTCCCAGTGGGCGCAACTGGGGCCCGGCATGACCGCGTGGGATCTCTACGGTGGTGCAGGCGTTTTCGCCGCCGCGTTGGCCCGTGGGGTCGGCGAGACCGGGGCGGTGCTCACCGTGGACACCTCACGCGGCGCGTCGCGGTCCGCTCGGGCCGCGCTCGCCGACCTCGGCAACGTCTCGGTTCTCACCGACTCCGTACGGCGGGCGCTGACCGGGCAGCGGCACCGCGCCGACGTCGCCGTGCTCGATCCGCCGCGCACGGGGGCAGGCCGTGAGGTGATCGACCTCCTGGCTGCAGCGGACGTGCCGCGGATCATCCATATCGGTTGTGAGGCTGCGTCTTTCGCTCGCGATATCGGCCTGTATCGCGGCCACGGGTACGCGGTGGAGGAGCTGCGGGTATTCGACTCGTTCCCGCTGACCCACCACGTGGAGTGCATCGCCGTACTGCAACGACCCACCGGCAGCGCATAG